From a single Triplophysa rosa linkage group LG1, Trosa_1v2, whole genome shotgun sequence genomic region:
- the mef2ab gene encoding myocyte-specific enhancer factor 2A, producing the protein MGRKKIQITRIMDERNRQVTFTKRKFGLMKKAYELSVLCDCEIALIIFNSSNKLFQYASTDMDKVLLKYTEYNEPHESRTNSDIVEVLNKKEQRGCDSPDPDASYVLTSHTEEKYQKINEEFDNMMRNHKIPAVLGQQSFCMPVSNPASLSYSTDSSLDTPVSLSGTGVLSLSSSGLQNTDSAPVLDGVPTSSVATPPNGVYSPPAANGFIGGSEGRAVQQKSAGRRPELKVRIPPARSGSPGRVNSPQSSQSLSTPVVSVATPSLHPQGLVYSAMTSSYDTDFALNSAEPSTLHGFGSPECITSGPGLSWEHCQPGQPGFSTQRTTHPQPFDSNSISIKSEPTSPPRERAHSLYPNIHIVPLPDSRQEFGRSPADSFSSSGSSYEGSDREDQRVDSLPVTATQRHGSRSSPGAEDQDDPSFKRMRTDSWVT; encoded by the exons ATGGGGAGAAAGAAGATCCAGATCACACGCATAATGGATGAGAGAAACCGACAG GTAACTTTCACAAAGAGAAAGTTCGGTCTGATGAAGAAGGCGTACGAGCTCAGTGTTCTGTGTGACTGTGAAATAGCCCTGATAATCTTCAACAGTTCCAATAAGCTCTTCCAGTACGCCAGCACGGACATGGACAAGGTGTTACTCAAGTACACCGAATACAATGAGCCCCATGAGAGCAGAACCAACTCTGATATCGTGGAA GTGTTAAACAAGAAGGAACAGAGAGGCTGTGACAGCCCAGACCCGGACGCTTCATACGTCCTCACGTCTCACACAGAAGAGAAATATCAGAAGATCAACGAAGAGTTTGACAATATGATGAGAAATCATAAAATC CCGGCTGTTTTAGGCCAGCAGAGTTTCTGTATGCCCGTCAGCAACCCGGCTTCCCTCTCCTACAGTACGGACAGCTCACTGGACACCCCGGTGTCTCTCAGCGGGACGGGCGTACTGTCCCTGTCCTCTAGTGGACTCCAGAACACCGATTCTGCGCCTGTCCTGG ATGGCGTGCCGACTTCCTCCGTTGCCACACCTCCAAATGGTGTTTACTCCCCTCCTGCGG CCAACGGCTTCATCGGTGGTTCTGAAGGAAGAGCCGTACAGCAGAAATCTGCAGGCCGGAGACCTGAGCTGAAAGTGCGCATCCCTCCTGCTCGCAGCGGCTCTCCAGGG AGAGTAAACAGCCCCCAATCCAGCCAATCACTCAGCACACCAGTGGTTTCCGTGGCAACCCCAAGTCTGCATCCCCAGGGCCTTGTTTACTCAGCCATGACCTCATCTTATGATACAG ATTTTGCCCTGAACAGTGCAGAACCAAGTACTTTACATGGCTTCGGTTCACCAGAGTGTATCACATCAGGTCCAGGGTTATCATGGGAACATTGTCAGCCTGGTCAACCGGGGTTCAGTACTCAAAG AACCACACATCCACAACCCTTCGATTCAAACTCAATCAGCATCAAATCAGAGCCAACCTCTCCACCCAGAGAACGTGCCCACTCGCTGTACCCCAACATCCACATCGTGCCTCTACCCGACTCCAGACAGGAATTCGGACGGTCTCCTGCAGACAGCTTCAGCTCCTCTGGCAGTTCATACGAGGGTAGCGACCGTGAGGACCAGCGGGTGGACTCTCTCCCAGTTACTGCCACCCAGAGACATGGGAGTAGATCATCGCCAGGGGCGGAAGACCAGGATGACCCATCGTTCAAACGCATGCGAACTGACAGCTGGGTGACTTAA